In Hymenobacter sublimis, a single genomic region encodes these proteins:
- a CDS encoding YpdA family putative bacillithiol disulfide reductase, whose protein sequence is MSEIIAFDVVVIGAGPVGLACAIEVQRRGLTACVLDKGALVNSIIGYPTNMEFFSTPELLEIGGHPFPTSHYKPLREDGLDYYRRVAFAENLHLRLYERVTGLEGEPGSYQVVTEKGRISCRYVIVATGFYDVPNYLHVPGEDLPHVTHYYKEPYAHTDQDVVIIGAKNSSARAALQLLRAGARPVMVVRGEAISESVKYWIRPDLLNRIKEGRIKVFFNSSVQRITPETVEIQTPAGPQSLLASYVYALTGYHPDFRFLAALGITCQPDAAQTPTHDADTLETNLPGVYLAGTVCGGLNTSRWFIENGRYHAQVIAARLAGEAAPELPEVLQPVQLS, encoded by the coding sequence ATGTCTGAAATTATTGCTTTTGATGTTGTGGTGATTGGAGCCGGGCCCGTGGGGCTGGCCTGCGCCATTGAGGTCCAGCGGCGTGGGCTCACGGCCTGTGTGCTGGACAAGGGCGCGCTGGTGAATTCCATTATTGGCTACCCCACTAACATGGAGTTTTTCTCGACTCCGGAGCTATTAGAAATCGGGGGGCACCCCTTCCCAACCAGCCATTACAAACCTCTGCGCGAGGATGGCCTGGACTACTACCGCCGGGTAGCTTTCGCCGAAAACCTACACTTGCGTCTCTATGAACGAGTTACGGGCCTGGAGGGTGAGCCAGGTAGCTACCAGGTAGTAACGGAGAAGGGCCGCATCAGCTGCCGCTACGTTATTGTGGCTACGGGCTTCTATGATGTACCCAACTACCTACACGTGCCCGGCGAAGACCTACCCCATGTAACGCATTACTACAAGGAGCCCTACGCCCACACGGACCAGGACGTGGTAATCATCGGAGCCAAAAACTCCTCGGCCAGGGCAGCCTTGCAGCTACTCCGGGCCGGCGCCCGCCCGGTAATGGTAGTGCGCGGCGAGGCCATCAGCGAGTCGGTCAAATACTGGATTCGCCCGGACCTGCTCAACCGTATCAAGGAAGGGCGCATTAAGGTGTTTTTCAATTCCAGTGTGCAGCGCATCACGCCCGAAACCGTGGAAATCCAGACGCCTGCGGGGCCTCAGTCGCTGCTCGCCTCTTACGTGTACGCCCTCACCGGCTACCATCCTGACTTCCGCTTCCTGGCGGCCTTGGGCATTACCTGCCAACCCGACGCCGCCCAAACCCCTACCCACGACGCCGATACGCTGGAAACCAACCTCCCCGGCGTGTATTTAGCCGGCACCGTATGCGGAGGCCTAAATACCAGTCGCTGGTTTATTGAGAATGGCCGCTACCACGCCCAGGTTATTGCTGCGCGCCTAGCCGGCGAGGCCGCGCCGGAGCTGCCGGAAGTGTTGCAGCCGGTGCAGCTTTCCTGA